From the Paucidesulfovibrio gracilis DSM 16080 genome, one window contains:
- the ilvN gene encoding acetolactate synthase small subunit, with amino-acid sequence MSAPDRKTAARNRCSAVLELDVRNHPGVMTHICGLFARRAYNVEGIACVPLGDGTTSRAWLLVNEDERLEQVVKQVEKLQDVMEVRRHDGGHGVFENLQPFLVS; translated from the coding sequence ATGTCTGCGCCTGATAGGAAGACAGCGGCACGAAATCGATGCTCCGCAGTTTTGGAATTGGATGTTCGAAATCATCCGGGTGTGATGACGCATATTTGTGGATTGTTTGCTCGTAGAGCCTACAACGTGGAAGGAATCGCCTGCGTACCCCTGGGGGACGGAACGACAAGCCGGGCCTGGCTGTTGGTCAACGAGGACGAGCGGTTGGAACAGGTGGTCAAGCAGGTGGAAAAATTACAGGACGTGATGGAGGTCCGACGACATGATGGGGGACACGGGGTTTTTGAAAACCTGCAACCCTTTCTTGTTTCCTGA